One Leishmania major strain Friedlin complete genome, chromosome 29 DNA segment encodes these proteins:
- a CDS encoding 3,2-trans-enoyl-CoA isomerase, mitochondrial precursor-like protein (previous protein_id=AAZ09452.1) — MRCFRASCCAPSPWQRACSTVASVSDTADLVIVRESPLDNVVLLEMNNGRANVLTPEFISAFLNKLSDLCDPDKSKCSGIILTSKNPGVFSAGLDLNELNTNLSQDRFAQYWSQFQKLFTTLHALPVPLVGAINGHAAAAGCIVALACDYRVMARRHPTKPTHLTIGIAAAKHGFVVPSYVAASMEHVVGFRKAEELLCMGLLLSAGEALKVGLVDEVVEHHDETVVPCLQFMEKLLELPSPAPYWMIKDLSRRHILAPLCTPALRTQDMVSFYNLFSNLQVKKMLAEHAQKFAKK; from the coding sequence ATGAGGTGTTTTCGTGCTtcctgctgcgcgccgtcgccgtggcagcgTGCGTGCTCAACGGTTGCAAGCGTGTCCGACACCGCCGATCTGGTCATTGTGCGTGAGTCGCCTCTCGACAACGTGGTGCTTCTCGAGATGAACAACGGGCGCGCCAACGTTCTGACGCCCGAGTTCATTTCAGCGTTCCTGAACAAGCTTAGTGACCTGTGCGACCCAGACAAGTCAAAGTGCAGCGGTATTATCCTCACATCCAAGAACCCCGGTGTCTTTAGCGCCGGACTTGACCTCAACGAACTCAATACAAACCTCTCGCAGGATCGATTTGCGCAGTACTGGAGCCAGTTCCAGAAGCTCTTCACCACCTTGCACGCGCTACCGGTACCACTGGTGGGCGCCATTAACGGgcacgctgcggcagccggctGCATCGTCGCCCTCGCTTGCGACTACCGCGTCATGGCAAGGAGACATCCTACAAAGCCCACCCACTTGACTATTGGTATCGCCGCCGCTAAGCACGGTTTTGTTGTGCCGTCTTACGTGGCTGCGTCTATGGAGCACGTCGTCGGATTTCGCAAAGCCGAGGAACTGCTCTGTATGGGCTTACTGCTGTCCGCTGGCGAGGCCTTGAAAGTCGGACTTGTCGACGAGGTCGTAGAGCACCACGACGAGACTGTTGTGCCTTGTCTGCAGTTCAtggagaagctgctggagctcccctcccccgcaccgTATTGGATGATTAAGGATTTGTCACGTCGCCACATCCTTGCCCCGCTGTGCACTCCGGCTCTTCGAACACAGGACATGGTCAGCTTCTATAACCTCTTTAGCAATCTGCAGGTGAAGAAGATGTTAGCGGAACATGCACAGAAGTTTGCGAAGAAGTAG
- a CDS encoding transcription factor-like protein (previous protein_id=AAZ09453.1), giving the protein MQPSANHTISASRLSAVLAQWQAAAARGDAAAKQCSAWACVFGERSVNTPDNQRGQAILQYLLEAREPVCNTAALITEDVTLILHGAGVRVAAPPTKLEGHTVEVVEGVEAAQARVAALLAGKTVGAPVNEFAIQEGTFASAFTELVRGAVPSESLLSAAPALGELLFVKDDAALGCVEKAAGLCCAVFRRYARDCIANEMAKRDPKTLYDVRQMLYAKLERPNTIQALESLAVDDFSLVTGLPPCLFHKGTYNSQLNVDEDTLKAACNVPIHGDVVVVRFGVKNTGYTAFFGRTLLVASAAPSNAKEAYQFAYDVSAKLMELLVPGARLSDVYAGVMQYARDQNSDLAALLSKNFGFSTGLLVLEARGNISEKGTAIIADGMSFVIRVVLESVPSAGGEGTFDVELTDTVIIRGGVAELKTKVARKLAEVLYEDLDETAAAAEAAQQVHRDLSKITRQGQSDTMIISREAQREQELRQLLSELHAEFLAAGGKKGTQTSTKEYRACDIGRLSFDELTPYNPEDRVPPPESKKGIFVQTDKKVVWLPVCGRAVPFHVSTVNRVDVKAEGGKYTMTVTFHAMQEANVGYKLNPTKVFVKELGYSSSRDMFTDSAIAIQGIQQRIKNEDAARKRALTSASNGRLTVTPNPLRLPTVKIRPPITNANRQNKGCVGNLELHANGLRFSFLGGIPIDMLFENIKHVIFQPAVKSIYVIYHVTLKKPIEINRKNVLEVQFVAEVMESSELASSARRSFEEEVQAEERDEMRIRQTNKQFITFAHAVEERSKIKTQLPTNQFSFDGVHARSMTMFKGNREVLWAISDTPAFTQSVDEVEVVSFERILPGSATFDMSLILKDYNKPVITINSIPRDSLDHIKDWCLSARLYYMETAVNPNWRTTMKEIREDPDWDPWLRGDGWSVLNNETNDEEDEEEDDDSDSDSTYYEDEDDSSDSDDSSWLEDEESDPSSGSDESDEASAASWDELERRAAAKDRQRDMSDDDDYHPRKRQRAGAAAPAPPAAPTTRPSKMPLNMAGRAGGGAVPPARRF; this is encoded by the coding sequence ATGCAGCCTTCCGCGAACCATACTATTTCTGCGTCCCGGCTTAGCGCCGTTTTGGCGCAGTGgcaggctgctgctgcccgtggagacgcagcggcgaagcagTGCTCCGCGTGGGCCTGTGTCTTTGGCGAGCGTAGCGTCAACACGCCCGATAACCAGCGTGGGCAGGCGATCCTTCAGTACCTCCTGGAGGCGAGGGAGCCGGTATGCAACACCGCCGCACTCATCACGGAGGATGTGACGCTCATTCTTCACGGAGCAGGCGTACGCgttgcggcgccgccgactAAGCTCGAGGGCCACACCGTCGAGGTGGTCGAAGGggtcgaggcggcgcaggcgcgggtCGCTGCCCTGCTCGCCGGAAAGACAGTTGGTGCCCCCGTGAACGAGTTTGCGATTCAGGAAGGCACATTTGCGTCAGCCTTCACTGAGCTCGTGCGCGGAGCCGTGCCCAGTGAGTCGCTTCTATCGGCTGCCCCTGCGCTGGGTGAGCTCCTTTTCGTGAAGGATGATGCCGCTCTTGGTTGCGTGGAGAAGGCTGCGGGGCTGTGCTGCGCTGTCTTTCGCCGTTACGCCCGCGACTGCATCGCAAACGAGATGGCGAAGAGGGACCCCAAAACCCTCTACGACGTGCGCCAGATGCTGTACGCCAAGCTGGAGCGGCCCAACACAATTCAGGCGCTCGAGTCGCTCGCAGTGGACGATTTTTCTCTCGTCACCGGACTGCCGCCGTGTCTCTTTCACAAGGGCACGTACAACTCCCAGCTTAACGTGGACGAGGACACCCTCAAGGCGGCGTGCAATGTTCCGATTCACGGGGATGTAGTTGTGGTCCGATTTGGCGTCAAGAACACAGGCTACACCGCCTTCTTCGGTCGCACGCTACTggtggcgtcggcagcaccgtcaAACGCGAAAGAAGCGTATCAGTTCGCCTACGATGTGAGCGCTAAGCTCATGGAGCTTCTTGTCCCTGGCGCACGACTGAGCGACGTGTACGCCGGCGTCATGCAGTACGCGAGGGACCAGAACTCTGACCTGGCCGCGCTCCTATCGAAAAACTTTGGTTTCTCTACGGGTCTTCTCGTCCTCGAGGCTCGCGGAAACATCTCGGAGAAGGGCACCGCGATCATCGCCGACGGGATGAGCTTTGTGATACGGGTCGTGCTCGAGTCTGTGCCCAGCGCAGGCGGTGAGGGCACCTTTGACGTGGAGCTCACCGACACGGTAATCATACGCGGCGGTGTGGCGGAGCTCAAGACAAAAGTGGCACGCAAGCTGGCGGAGGTTCTCTACGAAGACCTCGATGAaacggccgccgcggcggaggccgcgcagcaggtgcatcGTGACTTAAGCAAGATCACTCGTCAGGGCCAGTCTGACACCATGATAATCTcgcgcgaggcgcagcgcgagcaggagctgcggcagctcctcAGCGAGCTGCACGCCGAGTTCCTAGCGGCAGGTGGCAAAAAAGGGACGCAAACCTCGACGAAGGAGTACCGCGCATGCGACATTGGCCGCCTGTCGTTTGACGAGCTGACTCCTTACAACCCGGAGGAccgggtgccgccgccggagagCAAGAAAGGCATCTTTGTGCAGACGGACAAGAAGGTGGTGTGGCTGCCGGTGTGCGGCCGCGCCGTGCCCTTTCACGTGTCGACAGTGAACAGAGTGGATGTCAAGGCTGAGGGCGGCAAGTACACGATGACCGTCACATTCCATGCAATGCAGGAGGCCAACGTGGGCTACAAGCTGAACCCCACCAAGGTCTTCGTGAAGGAGCTGGGGTACTCGAGCTCGAGGGACATGTTCACGGACTCTGCAATCGCCATTCAAGGCATTCAGCAACGCATCAAGAACGAGGACGCTGCCCGAAAACGTGCCCTCACCTCCGCTTCCAACGGGAGGCTGACGGTGACGCCCAATCCGCTGCGTCTCCCGACAGTGAAGATTCGCCCGCCGATCACGAACGCGAACCGCCAGAACAAAGGCTGCGTGGGCAATCTCGAGCTGCATGCGAACGGGCTGCGATTCTCATTCCTCGGGGGTATCCCGATTGACATGCTCTTCGAAAACATCAAGCACGTCATCTTTCAACCTGCGGTGAAGAGCATCTACGTGATTTACCACGTTACGCTGAAGAAGCCGATCGAGATCAACCGCAAGAACGTGCTAGAGGTTCAGTTTGTGGCAGAGGTGATGGAGAGCAGCGAGCTCGCGAGTTCGGCTCGGAGATCGTTCGAAGAGGAGGTACAGGCAGAGGAGCGCGATGAGATGCGCATCCGGCAGACAAACAAGCAGTTCATCACCTTTGCCCACGCCGTGGAGGAGCGAAGCAAGATCAAGACGCAGCTGCCCACGAACCAGTTCTCGTTCGACGGCGTTCACGCTCGCTCCATGACCATGTTCAAAGGCAATCGCGAGGTCCTCTGGGCTATCAGCGACACCCCAGCCTTCACACAGAGCGTCGACGAGGTCGAGGTGGTCTCCTTTGAGCGCATCCTCCCAGGCAGCGCGACGTTTGACATGTCGCTCATCCTGAAGGACTACAACAAGCCGGTCATCACCATCAACTCGATCCCGCGCGACTCGCTCGACCACATTAAGGACTGGTGCCTGAGTGCACGGCTCTACTATATGGAAACTGCTGTGAACCCCAACTGGCGTACCACGATGAAGGAGATCCGCGAGGACCCCGACTGGGACCCGTGGCTGCGCGGGGACGGCTGGTCGGTGCTCAACAATGAGACgaacgacgaggaggacgaggaggaggacgacgattCCGACTCGGACTCGACGTACTACGAGGACGAAGATGACTCCTCTGATTCCGACGACAGCTCCTGGctcgaggacgaggagagtGACCCGTCGTCTGGCAGCGACGAGAGCGACgaggcgagcgccgccagctgggACGAGCTGGAGCGTCGAGCAGCCGCTAAGGACCGTCAGAGGGACATgagcgatgacgacgactACCACCCACGTAaacggcagcgtgccggtgcggcggcacctgcgccaccggcagCCCCCACTACCCGACCCTCCAAGATGCCGCTCAACATGGCTGGGCGCGCAGGCGGGGGCGCTGTTCCACCAGCGCGCCGATTCTAG